In Gadus macrocephalus chromosome 11, ASM3116895v1, a single genomic region encodes these proteins:
- the spaca6 gene encoding sperm acrosome associated 6 isoform X3, with amino-acid sequence MRPGLVHVCAMWVRVLVVLHVGLLGAPALGCYQCLVDVSTSLRLCWGHWLTQHKIRNLDSCFRTLDRVFNYNQKVIEAGRVGEGYSAQLKTILEEQILPMVEEFDRKLNDDTVYEERLQRAADRFIADASKLPRVSGCFPPCVETLNVMEFSGTRMLCNVPFPLPDNTEAIWRYASQVETRKVDQFEEVTAGEDRLYSIPMARQWHQGTYQCELYAAQRSVVRLYYYLTVTPQLEVGHTELQEIFDLSVLPGGRMTPGPDGSPHSLLLPPPALLTTCLAAILLLLFLTLGLLYWCTAPLSMHEGDEA; translated from the exons ATGCGGCCGGGCCTGGTTCACGTGTGTGCGATGTGGGTCCGTGTCCTGGTGGTCCTGCACGTCGGCCTACTGGGGGCCCCCGCGCTGGGCTGCTACCAGTGCCTGGTGGATGTGAGCACCAGCCTGCGGCTCTGCTGGGGCCACTGGCTCACTCAGCACAAAATCAGGAACTTGGACTCCTGCTTTAGGACCCTCGATCGTGTGTTCAATTACAACCAGAAGGTCATCGAGGCTGGCAGAGTGG GGGAAGGCTACAGCGCACAGCTGAAGACTATTCTGGAAGAACAGATCCTGCCCATGGTGGAGGAATTTGACCGCAAGCTGAATGATG ACACTGTGTATGAGGAACGGTTGCAGAGAGCAGCAGACAGGTTTATTGCGGATGCCTCCAAACTGCCGAGGG TGTCTGGATGCTTCCCCCCATGTG TGGAAACGCTGAACGTCATGGAGTTCAGTGGCACGCGTATGTTGTGCAATGTGCCGTTTCCATTGCCTGACAACACTGAGGCGATCTGGAGGTATGCATCACAG GTGGAGACCCGGAAGGTGGATCAGTTTGAGGAGGTGACGGCGGGCGAGGACAGGCTCTACTCCATCCCCATGGCCCGGCAGTGGCACCAGGGCACGTACCAGTGTGAGCTGTACGCCGCGCAGCGCTCCGTGGTCAGGCTCTACTACTACCTGACAG TGACCCCCCAGCTTGAGGTGGGCCACACAGAGCTGCAGGAGATCTTTGACCTGTCGGTGCTCCCAGGAGGGCGGATGACCCCGGGGCCTGATGGTTCaccccactccctcctcctgccaCCTCCTGCCCTCCTCACCACCTGTCTGGCAGCCATTCTGCTCCTGCTGTTCCTGACCCTGGG GCTTTTGTACTGGTGCACAGCTCCATTAAGCATGCATGAGGGAGACGAAGCCTGA
- the spaca6 gene encoding sperm acrosome associated 6 isoform X1: MRPGLVHVCAMWVRVLVVLHVGLLGAPALGCYQCLVDVSTSLRLCWGHWLTQHKIRNLDSCFRTLDRVFNYNQKVIEAGRVGEGYSAQLKTILEEQILPMVEEFDRKLNDDTVYEERLQRAADRFIADASKLPRVSGCFPPCGFQASGAVYNCVTCQYDSCDLPLDCPVETLNVMEFSGTRMLCNVPFPLPDNTEAIWRYASQVETRKVDQFEEVTAGEDRLYSIPMARQWHQGTYQCELYAAQRSVVRLYYYLTVTPQLEVGHTELQEIFDLSVLPGGRMTPGPDGSPHSLLLPPPALLTTCLAAILLLLFLTLGLLYWCTAPLSMHEGDEA, from the exons ATGCGGCCGGGCCTGGTTCACGTGTGTGCGATGTGGGTCCGTGTCCTGGTGGTCCTGCACGTCGGCCTACTGGGGGCCCCCGCGCTGGGCTGCTACCAGTGCCTGGTGGATGTGAGCACCAGCCTGCGGCTCTGCTGGGGCCACTGGCTCACTCAGCACAAAATCAGGAACTTGGACTCCTGCTTTAGGACCCTCGATCGTGTGTTCAATTACAACCAGAAGGTCATCGAGGCTGGCAGAGTGG GGGAAGGCTACAGCGCACAGCTGAAGACTATTCTGGAAGAACAGATCCTGCCCATGGTGGAGGAATTTGACCGCAAGCTGAATGATG ACACTGTGTATGAGGAACGGTTGCAGAGAGCAGCAGACAGGTTTATTGCGGATGCCTCCAAACTGCCGAGGG TGTCTGGATGCTTCCCCCCATGTG gttttcaagcatcggGTGCGGTTTACAACTGTGTCACCTGTCAGTACGATTCGTGTGACCTCCCCCTGGACTGTCCAG TGGAAACGCTGAACGTCATGGAGTTCAGTGGCACGCGTATGTTGTGCAATGTGCCGTTTCCATTGCCTGACAACACTGAGGCGATCTGGAGGTATGCATCACAG GTGGAGACCCGGAAGGTGGATCAGTTTGAGGAGGTGACGGCGGGCGAGGACAGGCTCTACTCCATCCCCATGGCCCGGCAGTGGCACCAGGGCACGTACCAGTGTGAGCTGTACGCCGCGCAGCGCTCCGTGGTCAGGCTCTACTACTACCTGACAG TGACCCCCCAGCTTGAGGTGGGCCACACAGAGCTGCAGGAGATCTTTGACCTGTCGGTGCTCCCAGGAGGGCGGATGACCCCGGGGCCTGATGGTTCaccccactccctcctcctgccaCCTCCTGCCCTCCTCACCACCTGTCTGGCAGCCATTCTGCTCCTGCTGTTCCTGACCCTGGG GCTTTTGTACTGGTGCACAGCTCCATTAAGCATGCATGAGGGAGACGAAGCCTGA
- the spaca6 gene encoding sperm acrosome associated 6 isoform X2, translating to MRPGLVHVCAMWVRVLVVLHVGLLGAPALGCYQCLVDVSTSLRLCWGHWLTQHKIRNLDSCFRTLDRVFNYNQKVIEAGRVGEGYSAQLKTILEEQILPMVEEFDRKLNDDTVYEERLQRAADRFIADASKLPRVSGCFPPCGFQASGAVYNCVTCQYDSCDLPLDCPVETLNVMEFSGTRMLCNVPFPLPDNTEAIWRYASQVETRKVDQFEEVTAGEDRLYSIPMARQWHQGTYQCELYAAQRSVVRLYYYLTVTPQLEVGHTELQEIFDLSVLPGGRMTPGPDGSPHSLLLPPPALLTTCLAAILLLLFLTLGPQSLPGP from the exons ATGCGGCCGGGCCTGGTTCACGTGTGTGCGATGTGGGTCCGTGTCCTGGTGGTCCTGCACGTCGGCCTACTGGGGGCCCCCGCGCTGGGCTGCTACCAGTGCCTGGTGGATGTGAGCACCAGCCTGCGGCTCTGCTGGGGCCACTGGCTCACTCAGCACAAAATCAGGAACTTGGACTCCTGCTTTAGGACCCTCGATCGTGTGTTCAATTACAACCAGAAGGTCATCGAGGCTGGCAGAGTGG GGGAAGGCTACAGCGCACAGCTGAAGACTATTCTGGAAGAACAGATCCTGCCCATGGTGGAGGAATTTGACCGCAAGCTGAATGATG ACACTGTGTATGAGGAACGGTTGCAGAGAGCAGCAGACAGGTTTATTGCGGATGCCTCCAAACTGCCGAGGG TGTCTGGATGCTTCCCCCCATGTG gttttcaagcatcggGTGCGGTTTACAACTGTGTCACCTGTCAGTACGATTCGTGTGACCTCCCCCTGGACTGTCCAG TGGAAACGCTGAACGTCATGGAGTTCAGTGGCACGCGTATGTTGTGCAATGTGCCGTTTCCATTGCCTGACAACACTGAGGCGATCTGGAGGTATGCATCACAG GTGGAGACCCGGAAGGTGGATCAGTTTGAGGAGGTGACGGCGGGCGAGGACAGGCTCTACTCCATCCCCATGGCCCGGCAGTGGCACCAGGGCACGTACCAGTGTGAGCTGTACGCCGCGCAGCGCTCCGTGGTCAGGCTCTACTACTACCTGACAG TGACCCCCCAGCTTGAGGTGGGCCACACAGAGCTGCAGGAGATCTTTGACCTGTCGGTGCTCCCAGGAGGGCGGATGACCCCGGGGCCTGATGGTTCaccccactccctcctcctgccaCCTCCTGCCCTCCTCACCACCTGTCTGGCAGCCATTCTGCTCCTGCTGTTCCTGACCCTGGG